From a single Mesorhizobium shangrilense genomic region:
- a CDS encoding DUF2794 domain-containing protein, with protein MTDDSGGTGDGDASAILIPLYEARRERLDQPVRFERRELDQILRLYGRMVAANEWRDYAIDHLTDRAVFSVFRRASEVPLFQIVKDPKLARKQGAFAVIAAGGRILKRGQELGRVLGVFDGKLKLVQA; from the coding sequence ATGACTGATGACAGCGGCGGGACGGGGGATGGTGACGCATCCGCGATATTGATCCCGCTGTACGAGGCGCGACGCGAGCGCCTCGACCAGCCGGTGCGCTTCGAACGGCGCGAACTGGACCAGATCCTCAGGCTCTACGGACGCATGGTCGCCGCCAATGAATGGCGCGACTACGCCATCGACCATCTCACGGACAGGGCTGTGTTTTCCGTCTTTCGCCGCGCCAGCGAAGTGCCGCTGTTCCAGATCGTCAAGGATCCGAAACTCGCTCGCAAGCAGGGCGCCTTTGCCGTCATCGCCGCCGGCGGCCGCATCCTCAAGCGCGGCCAGGAACTCGGCCGCGTGCTTGGCGTCTTCGACGGCAAGCTGAAGCTGGTCCAGGCTTAA
- a CDS encoding ABC transporter permease, protein MPLSQTLKLAVRFSLREMRGGLSGFLIFLACIALGVAAIGGVNSVARAITAGVANQGQTLLGGDLRFQINQRDATGAERTFLNGLGAVSHSANMRSMARLEDGSDQALVEAKAVDDAYSLYGALETEPALSKQDLFGEKSGVFGAAAPDLLFERLNLKLGDRLKLGNAIFELRARLVTEPDAVSEGFGFAPRLMISTDGLAATGLIQPGSLVENAYKIRLPAGTTEAGIKAIQDQAAKDFPEAGWSIRTRSNAAPALSSNIERFSQFLTLVGLTALLVGGVGVANAVRAYLDGKRGVIATFKSLGASGGFVFTVYLVQILLIAALGIVLGLILGALMPFAASAALQSVIPVPAEGGFYPGALGMAALFGLLVTLAFALLPLGRARDVPATALFREMGLEGRGFPRARYIVAAIGIALLLAALAILFSGDRRIASIFVGATIVAFLVLRLVGALVQWAARKSPRVRFVALRLAIGNIHRPGALTPSVVLSLGLGLTLLVTLALIDGNLRQQISGSLPEKAPNFFFVDIQSSDVDAFATLVGRQAPQGTLVKVPMLRGRVMALNGIAVDKVEVPAEGAWVLRGDRGLTYDEKIPENATLTEGTWWPDNYTGEPLVSFSAEEGKQIGLKLGDTITVNVLGRNVTARIANFRQVQWETMGINFVMDFSPNTFAGAPHGWMATLTDKNASTADDARLLNAVTRAFPAVTTVRVKDALDVVNRLVGQLGTAIRVAAGVALIASVLVLAGALAAGNRARVHDAVVLKTLGATRRTLIAAFSLEYMLIGLATAVFALAAGSVAAWFVVARIMMLPSHFMPEVAVATIVFSLVITVGMGLAGTWRVLGHKAAPVLRNL, encoded by the coding sequence ATGCCGCTTTCGCAGACGCTGAAGCTTGCCGTCCGGTTCTCGCTGCGCGAGATGCGCGGCGGCCTGTCCGGCTTCCTGATCTTCCTTGCCTGCATCGCGCTTGGCGTCGCGGCGATCGGTGGCGTCAATTCGGTGGCCCGGGCGATCACCGCCGGCGTCGCCAATCAGGGCCAGACCTTGCTTGGCGGCGACCTGCGCTTCCAGATCAACCAGCGCGACGCGACTGGGGCCGAACGCACCTTCCTCAATGGGCTGGGCGCTGTGTCGCACAGCGCCAACATGCGTTCGATGGCACGGCTCGAGGACGGTTCCGACCAGGCGCTGGTCGAGGCCAAGGCGGTCGACGATGCCTATTCGCTCTACGGCGCGCTGGAGACGGAACCGGCGCTGTCGAAGCAGGACCTGTTCGGCGAAAAATCCGGCGTCTTCGGCGCGGCGGCGCCCGACCTGCTGTTCGAACGGCTGAACCTCAAGCTGGGCGACAGGCTGAAGCTCGGCAACGCCATTTTCGAACTGCGCGCCAGGCTCGTCACCGAGCCGGACGCGGTGTCGGAGGGTTTCGGTTTCGCGCCGCGGCTGATGATTTCGACGGATGGGCTTGCCGCCACCGGCCTGATCCAACCGGGCAGCCTGGTCGAGAACGCCTACAAGATCCGGCTGCCCGCCGGCACCACCGAGGCTGGCATCAAGGCGATCCAGGATCAGGCCGCCAAGGATTTTCCTGAGGCCGGATGGTCGATCCGCACGCGCAGCAATGCAGCACCCGCTTTGTCTTCCAACATAGAGCGCTTCTCGCAGTTCCTGACGCTGGTCGGGCTAACGGCGCTGTTGGTCGGCGGCGTCGGCGTGGCCAATGCGGTGCGCGCCTATCTCGACGGCAAGCGCGGCGTTATCGCCACCTTCAAGAGCCTGGGCGCCTCGGGCGGCTTCGTCTTCACCGTCTATCTTGTGCAGATCCTGTTGATCGCGGCACTTGGCATCGTGCTCGGCCTCATTCTCGGAGCACTGATGCCGTTCGCCGCAAGCGCCGCCCTGCAGTCGGTTATTCCGGTGCCGGCGGAAGGCGGGTTCTATCCCGGCGCGCTCGGCATGGCGGCGCTGTTCGGGCTGCTGGTGACGCTCGCCTTTGCGCTTCTGCCGCTGGGCCGCGCCCGCGACGTGCCGGCCACCGCGCTGTTTCGCGAAATGGGACTCGAAGGCCGTGGTTTTCCGCGCGCCCGCTATATCGTGGCGGCCATCGGCATTGCGCTGCTCTTGGCGGCGCTGGCCATCCTGTTTTCCGGCGACCGCCGCATCGCCTCGATCTTCGTCGGCGCCACCATTGTTGCATTCCTGGTGCTGCGTCTTGTCGGCGCGCTGGTGCAATGGGCGGCAAGGAAGAGCCCGCGTGTGCGCTTCGTGGCGCTGAGGCTCGCCATCGGCAACATTCACCGTCCTGGCGCCCTGACACCCTCGGTCGTGCTGTCGCTGGGCCTGGGACTGACGCTGCTGGTAACGCTGGCGCTGATCGACGGCAATCTCAGGCAGCAGATCTCCGGCAGCCTGCCGGAAAAGGCGCCGAACTTCTTCTTCGTCGACATCCAGAGCAGCGACGTCGATGCGTTCGCCACGCTGGTTGGCAGGCAAGCGCCGCAAGGTACCTTGGTCAAAGTGCCGATGTTGCGCGGCCGCGTGATGGCGCTGAATGGCATCGCTGTCGACAAGGTCGAGGTTCCCGCCGAAGGCGCCTGGGTGCTGCGCGGCGATCGCGGCCTGACCTATGACGAGAAGATCCCCGAGAACGCCACGCTGACGGAGGGAACGTGGTGGCCGGACAATTATACCGGCGAGCCTCTGGTGTCCTTCTCGGCCGAAGAAGGCAAGCAGATCGGGCTGAAGCTGGGTGACACCATCACGGTCAATGTGCTGGGACGCAACGTCACCGCCAGGATCGCCAATTTCCGGCAGGTGCAATGGGAGACGATGGGGATCAACTTTGTCATGGACTTCTCGCCCAACACATTCGCCGGAGCGCCGCATGGCTGGATGGCGACGCTGACCGACAAGAACGCCTCGACGGCGGATGACGCCCGTCTTCTCAATGCCGTCACGCGCGCCTTCCCGGCGGTGACCACGGTGCGGGTCAAGGACGCGCTCGATGTCGTCAACCGGCTGGTCGGCCAGCTCGGCACGGCGATCCGGGTAGCGGCCGGTGTGGCTTTGATCGCTTCGGTGCTGGTGCTGGCCGGCGCGCTCGCCGCCGGCAACCGGGCGCGTGTCCATGACGCGGTGGTGCTGAAGACGCTTGGCGCGACCCGCAGGACGCTGATAGCGGCCTTCTCGCTGGAATACATGCTGATCGGGCTCGCCACCGCGGTTTTCGCCCTGGCGGCGGGTAGCGTCGCCGCGTGGTTCGTCGTCGCCAGGATCATGATGCTGCCATCGCATTTCATGCCGGAGGTGGCGGTGGCGACCATCGTCTTCTCGCTGGTGATCACGGTCGGCATGGGCCTTGCCGGAACCTGGCGGGTGCTCGGACACAAGGCCGCTCCGGTGCTGCGCAACCTCTGA
- a CDS encoding GNAT family N-acetyltransferase, with the protein MSSIAIRAAISADLDTITEIYADAVAHGTASYELEPPSRSEMGARFDGLMAGGFPYLVAEKDGAVLGYAYAGPFRPRPAYRFIVEDSVYVAPEAKGQGVGLLLMRHLVEAARAAGFRQIVAVIGDGRPDSASVRLHEKLGFRHSGRLEGSGYKHGRWLDTVFMQLAMNGGASTPPDPDSLPERKFQKQK; encoded by the coding sequence ATGAGCAGTATTGCGATAAGGGCTGCGATATCCGCCGACCTCGACACCATCACCGAAATCTATGCCGACGCTGTGGCCCACGGCACGGCGAGCTACGAACTGGAGCCGCCCAGCCGATCCGAAATGGGGGCGCGATTCGATGGTTTGATGGCCGGCGGCTTCCCCTACCTGGTGGCGGAAAAGGACGGTGCCGTGCTGGGCTATGCCTATGCCGGCCCCTTCAGGCCCCGCCCGGCCTATCGCTTCATCGTCGAGGATTCGGTCTATGTCGCACCAGAGGCCAAAGGCCAGGGCGTCGGCCTGTTGTTGATGCGGCATCTGGTCGAGGCCGCGCGGGCGGCGGGCTTTCGCCAGATCGTCGCGGTGATTGGCGACGGCCGGCCGGACAGCGCATCGGTGCGCCTGCATGAAAAACTTGGCTTTCGCCATTCGGGGCGCCTCGAAGGCTCCGGCTACAAGCATGGGCGATGGCTGGACACGGTGTTCATGCAACTGGCGATGAATGGCGGGGCGTCGACTCCGCCTGATCCGGACTCATTGCCGGAACGGAAATTCCAAAAGCAAAAATAA
- a CDS encoding Bax inhibitor-1/YccA family protein has product MAEPIRNYQTRAVPGAGVDAGIDQGLRAYMIKVYNLMGLGLLITGLAAVGTIMLATTTNPAAAVATLPSGEMLTSFGYAIFGSPLRWVVMLAPLAAVLFLSFRVQSMSVSAAQTTFWVYAGLVGLSLSSIFLVYTTASISQTFFATAAAFGALSLYGYTTKRDLTALGSFLIMGVFGIIIAMVINIFLQSSALSFAVSALGVLIFSGLTAYDTQKIKEMYFDGDTSDVAGRKAIMGALTLYLDFINLFMFLLQFMGDRR; this is encoded by the coding sequence ATGGCTGAACCCATTCGCAACTATCAGACGCGCGCCGTGCCCGGCGCCGGCGTCGATGCAGGCATCGATCAGGGCCTGCGCGCCTATATGATCAAGGTCTACAATCTGATGGGGCTTGGGCTCCTCATCACGGGTCTTGCCGCGGTCGGCACAATCATGCTGGCCACGACCACCAATCCGGCCGCCGCCGTGGCGACACTGCCAAGCGGCGAGATGCTGACCTCCTTCGGCTACGCGATCTTCGGCTCGCCGCTGCGCTGGGTGGTGATGCTGGCGCCCCTGGCCGCCGTGCTGTTCCTGTCGTTCCGCGTTCAGTCGATGAGCGTTTCGGCCGCGCAGACGACATTCTGGGTCTATGCCGGCCTGGTCGGTCTGTCGCTGTCGTCGATCTTCTTGGTCTACACCACGGCCAGCATCTCGCAGACCTTCTTCGCAACTGCAGCGGCTTTCGGCGCCCTGTCGCTCTACGGTTACACGACCAAGCGCGACCTCACCGCTCTCGGCTCGTTCCTGATCATGGGTGTGTTCGGCATCATCATCGCGATGGTGATTAACATCTTCCTGCAGTCGTCGGCTCTATCCTTCGCCGTCTCGGCGCTTGGCGTGCTGATCTTCTCGGGCCTGACCGCCTATGACACGCAGAAGATCAAGGAGATGTATTTCGACGGCGATACTTCGGATGTCGCAGGCCGCAAGGCGATCATGGGCGCCCTGACGCTCTATCTCGACTTCATCAACCTGTTCATGTTCCTGCTGCAGTTCATGGGCGATCGCCGCTAG
- a CDS encoding DUF1223 domain-containing protein encodes MAFRRLLELAMFALAVSVFAGSAVAGQGDRPQFNRSQNNRPLFSTLPIDKPQTDKPLGVVELFTSQGCNSCPPADEFFAELAAREDIVALAYHVEYWDYLGWQDTLSRKENTERQYDYMRAFGSRSVYTPQAVINGRVHVNGASRGEVNGSLTRLEKAGEGMRVSVKVSRTSDRVIIDTGDAGSGPSDAHVIIVYFEPPQTIKIGKGENVGRKMTYWNSVASIQTAGMWHGKAQRYELPMTEISKKGGSAVLLQSVGKDGLPGPILGAAFIHKP; translated from the coding sequence ATGGCATTTCGAAGACTCTTGGAGCTAGCGATGTTTGCGCTGGCGGTCTCGGTGTTTGCCGGATCGGCGGTTGCCGGCCAGGGCGACCGACCCCAGTTCAACCGATCGCAGAACAACAGACCTCTGTTCAGCACGCTCCCGATCGACAAGCCGCAGACCGACAAGCCCCTGGGCGTGGTTGAGCTGTTTACCAGCCAGGGCTGCAATTCCTGTCCGCCAGCCGACGAGTTCTTCGCCGAACTGGCCGCCCGGGAAGACATCGTCGCGCTCGCCTACCACGTCGAATACTGGGATTATCTCGGCTGGCAGGACACGTTGAGCCGCAAGGAGAACACCGAGCGGCAGTATGACTACATGCGCGCCTTCGGCAGCCGCTCCGTCTACACACCGCAAGCCGTCATCAACGGCCGCGTCCACGTCAACGGCGCCAGCCGCGGCGAGGTCAACGGCTCGCTCACCCGACTGGAGAAGGCCGGCGAGGGCATGCGGGTCAGCGTCAAGGTCAGCCGAACAAGCGACCGCGTGATCATCGACACCGGCGACGCCGGGTCAGGCCCCAGTGACGCCCATGTCATCATTGTCTATTTCGAGCCTCCGCAGACGATCAAGATCGGCAAGGGCGAGAACGTCGGCCGCAAGATGACCTACTGGAATTCGGTCGCAAGCATCCAGACCGCCGGAATGTGGCACGGCAAGGCGCAGCGCTACGAATTGCCGATGACCGAGATTTCCAAGAAGGGCGGCAGCGCGGTGCTGCTGCAATCGGTCGGCAAGGATGGCCTGCCCGGCCCCATCCTGGGCGCGGCTTTCATCCACAAGCCGTAG